From Alcaligenes faecalis, the proteins below share one genomic window:
- the coq7 gene encoding 2-polyprenyl-3-methyl-6-methoxy-1,4-benzoquinone monooxygenase yields the protein MSHTVSNSDTRLYRRNSFFDQILSETNRALEVLGRSARASRPNPAGKEVSEITVDEARHAAGLMRVNHVGEICAQALYRSQAMLCKDPQATEVLLQAAQEEVDHLAWCDDRLRELDSRPSVFNPLWYAGSFALGLLASRAGVPYNLGFMAETERQVEEHLESHLESLPATDNRSRRIVEKMRDDEIEHRRTAENHGAAGLPPPVKTLMRMMSKVMTTTAYRL from the coding sequence ATGAGCCATACCGTTTCCAACAGCGATACCCGTCTGTACCGGCGCAACAGCTTTTTTGACCAGATTCTGAGCGAGACGAATCGGGCCCTGGAAGTATTGGGACGTTCGGCACGCGCGTCGCGCCCGAATCCCGCTGGCAAGGAAGTGTCCGAGATCACGGTGGACGAAGCCCGCCATGCTGCCGGCTTGATGCGTGTGAACCATGTGGGCGAGATTTGCGCCCAGGCCTTGTATCGTAGCCAGGCCATGCTGTGCAAAGATCCCCAGGCAACTGAAGTACTGCTGCAAGCCGCTCAGGAAGAAGTCGACCACCTGGCGTGGTGCGATGATCGTTTGCGTGAACTGGACAGCCGTCCCAGCGTGTTCAACCCTTTGTGGTACGCCGGTTCCTTTGCCTTGGGCTTGCTCGCCAGCCGGGCAGGGGTGCCGTATAACCTGGGCTTTATGGCCGAGACCGAGCGTCAGGTTGAGGAACACCTGGAAAGCCATCTGGAGTCCTTGCCAGCCACCGATAATCGTTCGCGTCGCATTGTGGAAAAAATGCGCGATGACGAAATCGAGCATCGCCGCACGGCCGAAAATCATGGTGCAGCGGGTTTGCCGCCTCCGGTAAAAACCTTGATGCGCATGATGTCCAAAGTCATGACAACCACAGCGTATCGCTTGTAA